A single Penaeus chinensis breed Huanghai No. 1 chromosome 7, ASM1920278v2, whole genome shotgun sequence DNA region contains:
- the LOC125026858 gene encoding adhesive plaque matrix protein-like, producing the protein MFVKIVVVFVLVTIAVVAPSQPAYGYALESAYEELAKHDFNYAVRDDYSGNDFGHQEARNDYNTQGSYYVLLPDGRLQKVTYTVNGDSGYVVEVSYEGEPQYPEYKPAPVYEPVPAYKPVPVYESAPAYKPGPAYETAPAYEPAPVHEPAPAYKSATAYEPVPVYTPSPAYEPAPSYKPNPAYV; encoded by the exons ATGTTCGTAAAG ATAGTCGTCGTTTTTGTTCTCGTGACTATCGCTGTAGTTGCTCCATCACAACCTGCGTACGGCTATGCCCTTGAGTCCGCATACGAG GAACTTGCCAAGCACGACTTTAACTATGCGGTAAGGGACGACTACTctggcaacgacttcggccaccaggaAGCTCGCAACGACTACAACACTCAGGGTTCCTACTATGTCCTCCTTCCTGACGGTCGTCTACAGAAGGTCACCTACACTGTCAACGGCGACTCTGGCTACGTAGTTGAGGTCAGCTATGAGGGTGAGCCCCAGTATCCTGAGTACAAGCCTGCCCCTGTCTACGAACCTGTGCCTGCCTACAAGCCTGTCCCTGTCTACGAAAGTgcacctgcctacaagcctgGTCCTGCATACGAAACTGCTCCTGCCTACGAGCCTGCCCCTGTTCACGAGCCTGCACCTGCCTACAAATCTGCAACTGCCTACGAACCTGTCCCTGTCTACACGCCTTCTCCTGCCTACGAACCCGCTCCTTCCTACAAGCCAAACCCGGCCTACGTTTAA